One genomic window of Bacteroidota bacterium includes the following:
- the dnaA gene encoding chromosomal replication initiator protein DnaA, with the protein MKKDHSEVWNNCLKIIKDNINYQSYKTWFEPIIPVKLDDNVLTIQVPSQFFYEWMEEHYISLLKKTIKHEVGANGRLEYSIVMDASYNNSAPYTIKVPTTNRKATKNQPVSMPIDLNRGKSKEIPNPFVIPGLKKLKINSQLVESYSFDNFIEGDCNRLARSAGFAVATNPGKTAFNPLFIYSNVGLGKTHLAHAIGLQVKNAFPEMIVLYVSAEQFINQFIDAVKNNSHNDFVHFYQMIDVLLMDDIHFLTNKEKTQDVFFHLFNHLHQNFKQVVLTSDKPPVELQGIEPRLLSRFKWGLAADLQVPDLETRIAILRKRLYNDGIDMPNDVVEYLAYSITTNIRELEGALISILAQSSLNKKVITIELARQMIDKFVKNTSREISIDYIQKVICDYFKLPVDMINSKTRKREIVQARQLAMFFSKKHTKSSLATIGLHCGNKDHATVLHACRTVNNLIETDKQFRTYVEELDKKIKL; encoded by the coding sequence GTGAAAAAAGATCATTCAGAGGTTTGGAACAATTGTCTGAAAATCATAAAAGATAATATAAACTATCAAAGCTATAAAACATGGTTTGAACCGATTATCCCTGTCAAACTTGATGACAATGTTCTGACTATCCAGGTACCAAGTCAGTTCTTTTATGAGTGGATGGAGGAGCATTATATCAGTTTACTGAAAAAGACGATCAAACACGAAGTGGGTGCAAATGGCCGGTTGGAATACAGCATTGTCATGGATGCATCATACAATAATTCAGCTCCTTATACTATCAAGGTTCCGACGACAAACAGGAAAGCTACAAAAAATCAGCCCGTCTCCATGCCTATCGACCTCAACAGAGGCAAATCAAAAGAAATACCGAATCCATTTGTGATCCCCGGGCTGAAGAAGCTCAAGATAAACTCACAACTCGTAGAGTCATATTCTTTTGATAATTTTATTGAAGGTGATTGCAACCGCCTGGCACGATCAGCCGGTTTTGCTGTAGCTACCAACCCTGGCAAAACGGCCTTTAACCCATTATTCATATATAGTAATGTGGGTCTAGGCAAGACTCACCTGGCTCATGCCATTGGATTGCAGGTCAAAAACGCCTTCCCTGAAATGATCGTCCTGTACGTGTCGGCCGAACAATTCATCAACCAGTTCATTGACGCAGTAAAGAATAACAGCCATAACGACTTTGTCCACTTCTACCAGATGATTGATGTGCTGCTCATGGACGATATCCATTTTCTTACAAATAAAGAAAAAACGCAGGATGTCTTTTTCCACCTTTTCAATCATCTTCATCAAAACTTTAAACAGGTCGTCCTCACTTCCGACAAGCCTCCCGTCGAACTCCAGGGCATTGAGCCACGTCTCCTCTCCCGTTTTAAATGGGGGCTGGCCGCTGATCTCCAGGTGCCCGACCTGGAAACACGCATCGCTATCCTGAGGAAAAGACTTTATAATGACGGCATCGACATGCCAAATGACGTGGTTGAATACCTGGCTTACAGCATCACCACCAACATACGTGAACTGGAAGGAGCGCTCATTTCCATCCTGGCCCAGTCATCCTTAAATAAAAAAGTCATCACCATCGAGCTGGCACGGCAGATGATCGACAAGTTCGTCAAGAATACATCGAGGGAAATATCCATTGATTATATACAAAAAGTTATCTGCGACTATTTCAAACTTCCTGTTGACATGATTAATTCCAAAACGAGGAAGAGGGAAATCGTTCAGGCGAGACAGCTGGCGATGTTTTTCTCAAAAAAACATACTAAATCATCGCTGGCCACAATCGGGCTGCATTGCGGAAACAAAGACCATGCAACTGTATTGCATGCCTGCCGGACAGTGAATAACCTCATCGAAACCGACAAACAATTCAGGACCTACGTTGAAGAACTGGATAAAAAGATTAAATTATAA
- a CDS encoding T9SS type A sorting domain-containing protein yields the protein MRGEIYVSSQTYGGYDGMHYAIFYSSNNGETMTLEYENVENQPGVMWVSFVLGDATPGVVYNQYTYGMNKLWVSFDYGVNWEYRGNNPDYTHFFSGVNPGLIFKGNYEGFFKSIDYGLSFELLPITVICPFTEVGFIEPEFFGIYGEPGVGYNFVHSVDYGQTYTEIPIDSSVAFWQISGIYPQISRGTEPGELYLVSWWPDYHYKIFHSIDTGYSWTLKFESGFIDLYDWSVKYLAGRQSGSFYVFRSTLDPTLNHRLYYIDYSEDYGETFITYFHELDSIYTSVAVIQKTDLRLSASPNPFSDKTNIVFSITHAARISIKVYNVFGALVEILFDEFTETGEHRFTWSPKNLSEGIYYYSLEVNNEKKEVKKMILLR from the coding sequence TTGCGCGGCGAAATTTATGTCTCATCCCAAACATATGGCGGGTATGACGGCATGCATTATGCCATATTTTATTCGTCAAATAACGGGGAAACCATGACTTTGGAGTACGAAAATGTTGAGAACCAACCTGGGGTTATGTGGGTGAGTTTTGTGCTTGGCGATGCCACACCAGGTGTCGTATATAATCAGTATACTTACGGAATGAATAAATTGTGGGTGAGCTTTGATTATGGGGTGAATTGGGAATATAGAGGAAATAATCCCGATTATACCCATTTTTTTAGTGGTGTTAATCCGGGATTAATTTTTAAAGGAAATTATGAAGGTTTTTTTAAAAGTATAGATTATGGATTATCATTTGAACTTCTGCCTATTACCGTTATTTGCCCTTTTACAGAAGTCGGCTTTATTGAACCGGAATTTTTTGGTATTTATGGTGAACCTGGTGTTGGTTATAACTTTGTACATAGTGTTGATTATGGACAAACCTATACTGAAATCCCAATCGACAGTTCAGTTGCTTTTTGGCAGATATCCGGCATTTATCCTCAAATTTCTCGGGGTACTGAGCCGGGTGAATTGTACCTTGTTTCATGGTGGCCTGATTATCATTATAAAATATTTCATAGCATCGATACTGGATATTCATGGACGCTTAAATTTGAATCTGGTTTTATTGACTTATACGATTGGTCAGTAAAATACTTGGCCGGACGTCAATCAGGATCCTTTTATGTGTTCCGCTCCACGTTAGATCCGACTTTAAATCATAGGTTGTATTATATTGATTATAGTGAGGATTACGGAGAAACATTCATAACATATTTCCATGAACTTGATTCCATTTATACATCTGTAGCTGTCATCCAAAAAACTGATCTGAGGTTGTCGGCTTCGCCAAATCCATTTTCCGATAAAACCAATATCGTTTTTTCCATTACCCATGCAGCAAGAATTTCGATAAAAGTCTACAACGTCTTCGGCGCTCTTGTAGAAATTCTTTTTGATGAATTTACCGAAACAGGCGAGCATCGGTTTACCTGGTCACCGAAAAACCTCTCTGAAGGGATTTATTACTATTCCCTCGAAGTGAATAATGAGAAGAAAGAGGTGAAAAAGATGATTTTGCTGAGGTAA
- a CDS encoding pyridoxal-phosphate dependent enzyme, with the protein MVPDLKAIEQAAKRIHYYIHRTPILTSKNINALLGAEVFFKCENFQKAGAFKFRGATNGVFSLTDEEVKNGVCTHSSGNHAQALALAAHNRSIKAYIVMPETSSNVKVDAVRNYGGIITFCKPTLASREETLKVVMAKTNATELHPYNDYRTIAGQATAAKELIEDVPHLDYILTPVGGGGLLSGTALITAYISPTTLVVGSEPQQANDAFLSFTTRKFVPSVNPNTIADGLLTSLGSLTFPIILDYVHKILTVREESIIDAMKLIWERMKIIIEPSSAVPVAALLEISKSGDIQALEIKGKKIGIILSGGNVDLMKISWIR; encoded by the coding sequence ATGGTTCCCGACCTGAAGGCCATTGAACAGGCAGCCAAACGTATTCACTACTATATTCACCGCACACCCATCCTGACCTCAAAAAATATTAATGCCCTGCTGGGTGCTGAAGTATTTTTTAAATGTGAAAATTTTCAGAAGGCAGGAGCATTCAAATTTCGCGGTGCTACCAATGGAGTTTTCTCACTCACGGATGAGGAGGTGAAGAATGGTGTCTGCACACATTCCTCCGGCAACCATGCCCAGGCGCTGGCTCTGGCCGCGCATAACCGCAGCATTAAGGCATACATTGTGATGCCCGAAACATCATCCAATGTAAAGGTAGACGCTGTGCGGAACTATGGCGGCATCATCACCTTCTGTAAACCCACTCTCGCATCCAGAGAAGAAACCCTGAAAGTGGTCATGGCCAAGACGAATGCCACAGAGCTGCATCCCTATAATGATTACCGGACTATTGCTGGTCAGGCGACAGCGGCAAAAGAACTTATCGAAGATGTGCCCCACCTCGATTATATCCTCACCCCTGTCGGCGGCGGTGGCCTGTTGAGTGGCACTGCTCTCATCACCGCCTATATCTCCCCCACGACTTTAGTCGTGGGATCCGAACCTCAACAGGCCAACGATGCTTTCCTGTCGTTCACAACCAGGAAATTTGTCCCCTCAGTCAATCCCAATACCATTGCCGACGGATTACTGACCTCTTTAGGAAGCCTGACATTCCCAATCATCCTTGATTATGTTCATAAAATATTGACAGTCAGGGAGGAGAGTATCATCGACGCCATGAAATTGATATGGGAACGGATGAAAATCATTATTGAGCCCTCATCAGCCGTGCCGGTAGCTGCTCTCCTCGAAATCAGCAAATCGGGTGATATCCAGGCTTTGGAGATAAAAGGTAAAAAGATCGGGATTATTTTATCGGGTGGGAATGTTGATTTGATGAAGATATCATGGATAAGATGA
- a CDS encoding SAM-dependent methyltransferase, with protein sequence MDKMNGKLYLLPSAIGDSDIDLVIPVRNREIMLQLSEFVVEEERTARRFLRRIGYMRDFETVRFYIYNEHSEEGDIRPVIDSLLSGNDIGLLSEAGAPCVADPGAGIVREAHLSGIRVVPLTGPSSIILALMASGFNGQNFVFHGYLPVNKNERLRSLKELEKKVYKDSQTQIFIEAPYRNMVMFESVIEVCASETMLCIACDLTTDAEFIRTLSISEWKKDRPEINKRPAVFLIYK encoded by the coding sequence ATGGATAAGATGAACGGAAAACTTTATTTACTCCCCTCGGCAATTGGCGATTCTGACATCGACCTTGTCATACCGGTCCGAAACAGGGAAATTATGTTGCAACTCAGTGAATTTGTCGTTGAAGAAGAAAGAACTGCACGGAGATTTCTTCGTAGGATAGGTTATATGAGGGACTTTGAGACTGTCAGGTTTTATATTTACAATGAACATTCGGAAGAGGGAGATATCCGTCCTGTCATTGATTCACTGCTATCCGGCAATGATATAGGGCTATTATCGGAAGCTGGGGCGCCATGTGTGGCTGATCCAGGTGCCGGTATTGTCAGGGAAGCACACCTTAGTGGCATCCGTGTGGTTCCCTTAACCGGTCCATCGTCGATCATCCTGGCACTCATGGCATCGGGTTTCAACGGACAGAACTTTGTCTTCCATGGCTATCTGCCTGTCAATAAAAATGAGAGACTCCGGTCATTAAAAGAATTGGAGAAAAAAGTCTATAAAGACAGCCAGACGCAAATTTTCATCGAAGCCCCATACAGGAACATGGTGATGTTCGAGTCTGTAATAGAGGTATGCGCATCCGAGACGATGCTGTGCATTGCCTGCGACCTGACAACGGACGCTGAGTTCATCAGAACTTTGAGCATCAGTGAATGGAAGAAAGACAGACCCGAAATAAATAAGAGGCCGGCGGTGTTTCTGATTTACAAATAA
- a CDS encoding YigZ family protein, whose product MPANDTYRTIASSSSGQYRDRGSRFIALAYPVEDEESIKQILMGLRKEYHDALHHCYAWVLGADKSSYRLNDDGEPSGSAGRPIYGQMVSNDLTNVLIVVVRYFGGTKLGIPGLINAYRTAAREALDQAIMVTKTVKDFIEINFDYQAMNDVMKIMKEENIEQIETAFDLRCRIIFTVRKLQAHRVCERLSKINNLKFNYLKSQ is encoded by the coding sequence ATGCCTGCAAACGACACTTACCGCACCATTGCTTCATCCTCATCAGGCCAGTACCGTGACCGTGGCAGCCGCTTCATTGCCCTTGCCTATCCTGTTGAGGACGAAGAATCCATTAAACAAATCCTTATGGGCCTGCGAAAGGAATATCATGATGCCTTACATCATTGCTATGCCTGGGTGCTGGGTGCGGATAAGTCCTCTTACCGGTTAAATGATGACGGTGAACCCTCAGGCAGCGCCGGACGGCCAATATACGGACAGATGGTATCAAATGACCTGACCAACGTATTAATAGTGGTAGTCAGGTACTTCGGAGGAACCAAACTGGGCATACCGGGGCTGATAAACGCATACAGGACTGCGGCCAGAGAGGCTCTTGACCAAGCCATCATGGTCACCAAAACCGTTAAAGACTTTATTGAGATTAATTTCGACTACCAGGCGATGAATGATGTAATGAAAATCATGAAAGAGGAGAACATTGAACAAATTGAAACTGCATTTGACCTCCGTTGCCGGATCATTTTCACGGTACGAAAATTGCAGGCACATCGCGTCTGCGAAAGATTATCTAAAATTAACAATCTGAAATTTAACTACTTGAAATCACAGTAA
- a CDS encoding tetratricopeptide repeat protein, producing MYLFNAKIENPAKLEKMLTGRKHIVDMLVEAQLQQTKGGMPSQHLIIGPRGSGKTHILRLVYERLSKNDKYMRKHEIAYMVEEETGIGSYFDLLQRIFEALKRWSDDPVKTEFLINEVEQLKEIPPREWTNSAEKILRRFLDKKILLILIENFDTVMRGMDWKNKVIEISRLRDFIQQFNQVSIIATNQSLIESLSNDSNPLYGFFDIIHLKRLDLDESLEFIKKVSQAEGNEDMVKFMETPTGKGYLETIHEFTRGNHRLLLVFYDFLKADFRSELSEVFLKSLDELKPYYDSFIRNLSPQQQKIIQYLSLKRNPQKGADIARDCFLDKNTISKLISELQRLGYLHPVNETGRDKYYDISEPLLRMCIEINEDRNGIIKLFTNFLGKVFSSGQLKAKYLSYTYLERFQPEPLKRLYNDEARIYEIVRSDYLKHWTVNEEDIRKLESCCDPEEAGRLIDEISTWKELDQSFIKSLISLGDSGEWEKVIEMARDALVSMPNNNFILGIIGTASAIVGKYGDAIEALGKAIEINPKDADAYFYRGLAKSNMQDYEGAISDYSSAIEIDPKDVKAYFYRGYVKSEMQDYHGAISDYSSAIEIDPKDAEAFFHRGYAKSEIQDYKGAVLDYSSAIEIDLKDAKAYFNRGIAKSNLQDYQGAISDFSLAIEIDPKNTSALIARGVVKSELQDYNGAISDYSSAIEIDPKDAGVWNNLGVSFDRYGQLNKAKEALQKAISFSYDEDENDLFLYFSTYLEVLFALKEIQLAITEVDAFFRVKGRLPKLIGIEDALLRLINNNGETEIKEVLSRLLTLCESEGALDHLVALISNIVFGLLRKNNKIDPMKFEILKQILNELFAGLPDFIYPLRYLDIGIRYFLKKDKKALYEFSQEERKIFERFTRDKSS from the coding sequence ATGTACTTATTTAATGCAAAAATAGAGAATCCTGCGAAGTTGGAAAAAATGCTCACCGGGCGGAAGCATATAGTTGACATGCTGGTTGAAGCACAACTGCAACAAACGAAAGGTGGTATGCCTTCACAGCATCTTATCATTGGCCCACGAGGCAGCGGTAAAACCCATATCCTCAGGCTCGTATATGAACGCTTGTCAAAAAACGACAAGTACATGCGCAAGCATGAAATCGCTTACATGGTAGAAGAAGAAACCGGAATAGGCTCGTATTTTGATTTGTTACAGCGCATCTTTGAAGCATTAAAGCGGTGGAGTGATGATCCAGTTAAAACTGAATTCCTTATTAATGAGGTCGAGCAGTTGAAAGAAATCCCACCCAGGGAGTGGACTAATAGCGCTGAAAAAATCCTGCGTCGCTTTCTTGATAAAAAAATTCTGCTTATCCTTATCGAAAACTTTGATACCGTCATGCGGGGGATGGATTGGAAGAATAAGGTGATAGAGATATCCCGCCTCAGGGACTTTATTCAGCAATTCAACCAGGTTTCAATCATTGCTACCAATCAATCACTTATTGAAAGCCTTTCTAATGATTCCAATCCTCTTTATGGATTCTTCGATATAATCCATCTTAAACGGCTCGATCTTGACGAATCTCTGGAATTTATTAAAAAGGTGAGCCAGGCCGAGGGTAATGAGGACATGGTGAAATTTATGGAAACGCCCACAGGAAAAGGTTATCTCGAAACCATACATGAATTTACCAGGGGCAACCACCGGCTCTTACTGGTGTTTTATGATTTCCTGAAAGCGGATTTCAGGAGCGAACTCTCGGAAGTTTTTCTTAAATCCCTTGACGAACTGAAGCCCTATTATGATAGTTTTATCAGAAACCTTTCGCCCCAGCAGCAGAAAATAATTCAATACCTCAGCCTTAAACGCAATCCCCAAAAAGGTGCCGACATAGCCCGGGATTGTTTCCTCGACAAAAATACAATATCCAAACTAATCTCGGAACTGCAGCGATTGGGATACTTACATCCGGTAAACGAAACAGGAAGAGACAAGTACTATGATATCAGTGAACCTCTTCTACGTATGTGCATCGAAATCAATGAAGACCGTAATGGAATTATCAAATTGTTCACCAACTTTTTAGGCAAGGTTTTTTCTTCTGGGCAATTGAAAGCAAAATATCTCAGTTATACCTATTTGGAACGTTTTCAACCGGAGCCGCTCAAAAGGCTCTATAATGATGAAGCCAGAATTTATGAAATAGTAAGATCCGACTATTTAAAACATTGGACAGTAAATGAAGAAGATATCAGGAAGCTGGAATCCTGCTGTGATCCGGAAGAGGCCGGCCGGTTAATTGATGAGATATCCACCTGGAAAGAGTTAGATCAATCTTTTATTAAAAGTCTTATATCACTGGGGGACTCCGGGGAATGGGAAAAAGTGATTGAAATGGCACGGGATGCCCTTGTGAGTATGCCCAACAACAATTTTATCCTTGGAATAATAGGTACAGCCAGTGCCATAGTTGGTAAATACGGGGATGCCATTGAAGCTCTTGGGAAAGCCATCGAAATTAATCCAAAAGATGCAGATGCCTATTTCTACAGGGGACTTGCTAAATCAAATATGCAAGATTATGAGGGCGCTATCTCGGATTATTCTTCAGCCATCGAAATCGACCCAAAAGATGTCAAGGCCTATTTTTATCGGGGCTACGTTAAATCAGAAATGCAGGATTATCATGGCGCCATATCGGATTATTCTTCAGCTATCGAAATCGACCCAAAAGATGCTGAGGCCTTTTTCCACCGAGGTTATGCTAAATCAGAAATACAGGATTATAAGGGCGCCGTATTGGACTATTCATCAGCCATCGAAATCGATCTAAAAGATGCCAAGGCATATTTCAACCGGGGCATTGCTAAATCAAATTTGCAGGATTATCAGGGCGCCATATCGGATTTTTCTTTAGCTATTGAAATCGACCCAAAAAACACTAGTGCCTTAATCGCCAGGGGTGTTGTTAAATCAGAGTTGCAGGATTATAATGGCGCTATCTCGGATTATTCTTCAGCTATCGAAATCGACCCAAAAGATGCCGGGGTGTGGAATAATCTTGGGGTTTCATTTGATCGTTATGGACAGCTAAATAAGGCAAAAGAGGCCTTGCAAAAAGCTATCAGCTTCTCTTACGACGAAGATGAGAATGATTTGTTTTTATATTTCTCAACCTATTTGGAAGTTTTGTTTGCCCTGAAGGAAATACAGCTTGCAATTACTGAAGTTGATGCATTTTTTAGAGTAAAAGGCCGATTACCTAAGCTGATTGGAATTGAAGATGCCTTATTACGATTAATCAACAACAACGGTGAAACTGAAATCAAGGAAGTGTTAAGCAGGCTATTAACATTGTGCGAAAGTGAAGGAGCTCTGGACCATCTGGTAGCTCTTATTTCCAATATTGTTTTCGGATTATTACGGAAAAACAACAAAATCGACCCGATGAAGTTTGAAATTCTGAAGCAAATATTGAATGAATTATTTGCAGGTTTACCAGATTTCATCTATCCACTCAGATATCTCGATATCGGCATAAGGTACTTCCTTAAAAAAGACAAGAAAGCTCTTTATGAATTCAGTCAGGAAGAACGAAAAATCTTTGAACGATTCACGAGAGACAAGTCATCCTGA
- a CDS encoding STAS domain-containing protein — protein sequence MQITVQMREGVPVFILNGQFNALGAASFDEEAAKLPSDIHYVIIDFSDCQFLTSAGIRSLIKLEKKLLERKGRILLAHLSNTIHQVLEISGLSRQFRLFDTVGNASAWIQASEDSMKHIVSYKKSERKYLVTDLSIEGTQLHIWGLSPGRQAENFIHAALNELDLAIGTGCLSASREQANVYEGPFLSTGTFFGFIPFDRSLPYDYLIAAKPSETGVYIKSGFNFRGKPSVIFETDLDFSGRYSQMVQDVFSFMKEKLHHIPAIAGFLYYSEYDFPAEDVREIERKEKCLLSFSVAINDAGLSDLNDDALERSLGNIGFTAINEDIRFFGLTVTLSETEEIKDYSDITHSLHSFIDSDNLAAIIPLDKDTRITKGKIWVYIPDTIQNAEDARLKIETVGDFPVPDEWQIIIRNIYKDCSRVVLDPIHGGFSAKTFHVTSFDDQGRRRLPTVLKMAGIDIIDREEKNYNRYVKNYILNNSTSIMGSYKYGEWKGLCYSFVGINGPDSIITWLTHIYKSQPSVKLAPIFDRIFTDILRPWYGQPRLETIFPFRDHNPLHTFFPDIFKDAENILCIRSDKQYIHIPELGREIINPYWFLEHEFKRRENYSKLWYTCITHRDLNMQNILLDEVENIYIIDFSETQAGNAIADFARLEPILKIEMTDLKNDADLRAILEFEQGLLVPQRLNEKPELSYHGHDTAVPKAYEVICRLRQYADKVTIFEEDILPYLLAVLEWTYPVVSYKGVDLIRKRYSAVSAALICEKIMELDKNSLT from the coding sequence ATGCAAATTACTGTTCAAATGCGGGAAGGAGTGCCCGTCTTCATCCTCAACGGCCAGTTCAATGCTCTCGGTGCGGCTTCATTTGATGAGGAGGCAGCCAAACTTCCATCCGATATCCATTATGTCATCATTGATTTCTCGGATTGCCAGTTTCTGACCAGTGCAGGGATCCGTTCACTGATCAAGCTCGAAAAAAAGCTGCTGGAGAGAAAAGGCAGAATACTGCTGGCACACCTGTCAAATACTATCCATCAGGTTCTCGAGATATCAGGCTTATCGCGCCAATTCAGGCTTTTCGATACCGTCGGCAATGCCTCGGCATGGATACAGGCTTCAGAGGATTCGATGAAACACATCGTTTCATATAAAAAGAGTGAACGCAAATATCTGGTCACGGATTTATCCATCGAAGGCACACAACTGCATATCTGGGGATTGTCACCAGGCAGGCAGGCCGAAAATTTCATACATGCTGCGTTAAATGAACTCGATCTGGCCATTGGAACAGGTTGCCTCTCCGCCAGCCGCGAACAGGCTAATGTGTATGAAGGCCCATTCCTGTCAACAGGGACATTTTTTGGCTTCATTCCCTTTGACAGGTCTCTCCCATACGATTATCTCATAGCAGCAAAACCTTCCGAAACAGGTGTGTATATTAAAAGTGGCTTTAATTTCAGAGGGAAACCATCAGTGATTTTCGAAACAGACTTGGATTTCTCAGGGAGATACAGCCAGATGGTTCAGGATGTTTTCTCATTCATGAAAGAGAAGTTACACCATATTCCTGCAATTGCCGGATTTCTATATTATTCTGAATATGATTTTCCCGCCGAAGATGTCAGGGAAATTGAACGGAAAGAAAAATGCCTGTTGTCATTTTCTGTGGCCATAAACGATGCCGGCCTGTCGGACCTTAATGATGACGCGCTGGAGCGGTCGCTCGGAAATATAGGTTTCACAGCCATCAATGAGGATATCCGTTTCTTTGGTCTGACGGTGACACTGAGTGAAACAGAAGAAATCAAGGATTACTCGGATATTACGCATAGCCTGCATTCATTTATTGATTCGGATAACTTAGCCGCAATCATTCCGCTGGATAAAGATACCAGGATTACAAAGGGTAAGATATGGGTATATATTCCGGATACCATTCAAAATGCTGAGGATGCCCGCCTGAAAATTGAAACCGTCGGAGATTTTCCGGTGCCTGATGAATGGCAGATCATTATCAGGAATATCTATAAAGATTGCAGCAGGGTTGTTCTTGATCCCATTCATGGCGGATTCTCTGCAAAGACCTTTCATGTGACCAGCTTCGATGATCAGGGCCGCAGGAGGTTGCCGACAGTATTGAAAATGGCTGGTATCGATATCATCGACAGGGAAGAAAAAAATTATAACCGCTATGTAAAAAACTATATCCTCAATAACAGCACCTCCATTATGGGCAGCTATAAATATGGCGAATGGAAAGGTCTCTGCTATTCCTTTGTTGGGATCAATGGGCCCGACAGCATCATTACGTGGCTCACCCATATTTACAAATCACAGCCATCAGTGAAACTGGCACCCATATTCGACCGCATATTCACTGATATCCTTCGGCCATGGTATGGGCAACCAAGGCTTGAAACTATTTTTCCTTTCAGAGATCATAATCCTTTACATACCTTCTTCCCGGACATTTTTAAGGATGCCGAAAATATTTTATGCATAAGGTCTGATAAACAGTACATTCATATCCCTGAACTGGGCCGGGAGATAATCAATCCCTACTGGTTCCTTGAACATGAATTTAAAAGGAGGGAGAATTATTCAAAACTCTGGTACACGTGCATCACACACAGGGATCTGAATATGCAAAATATCCTTCTCGATGAGGTGGAGAACATTTACATCATCGATTTCTCTGAAACACAAGCAGGCAATGCCATTGCCGATTTTGCCAGGCTGGAGCCTATCCTGAAGATCGAGATGACAGATCTTAAAAATGACGCAGATCTCAGGGCCATTCTGGAATTTGAACAGGGTTTGCTTGTGCCGCAGAGGCTGAATGAAAAGCCTGAACTGAGTTATCATGGCCATGACACAGCCGTACCAAAGGCCTATGAAGTGATTTGCCGGTTACGACAGTATGCCGACAAGGTGACCATTTTTGAGGAGGACATACTTCCATATCTCCTGGCGGTGCTGGAATGGACTTATCCTGTTGTCAGTTACAAAGGAGTTGACTTGATCAGAAAACGTTACTCTGCCGTGAGCGCTGCTTTGATCTGTGAGAAAATAATGGAACTGGATAAAAACAGCCTTACTTAG
- a CDS encoding CoA-binding protein — MTTLQSVQDFTSQKSIAIVGVSRKENKFGNAAFKELKKKDLKVYPVNPHMDVFQGEKCYPDIKSLPPDVTGIVITTNPFKTLDLIKAGEERGIKHFWIQQGAENKAVIEYANTSKSNIVFKECILMFSHPVGSFHRFHRFFVKVFGKYPK, encoded by the coding sequence ATGACAACCCTACAATCAGTTCAGGATTTCACAAGCCAAAAATCCATCGCTATAGTCGGCGTTTCAAGGAAAGAAAATAAGTTCGGTAATGCAGCTTTTAAAGAGTTGAAAAAGAAAGACCTGAAAGTATATCCGGTAAATCCTCACATGGATGTTTTTCAGGGCGAGAAATGTTACCCTGATATCAAGTCTTTACCGCCGGATGTTACAGGAATAGTCATCACGACAAATCCCTTCAAAACGCTTGATCTTATCAAAGCCGGCGAAGAACGCGGAATAAAGCATTTCTGGATACAGCAAGGCGCTGAGAATAAAGCGGTAATTGAGTATGCTAATACCAGCAAGAGCAATATCGTATTTAAGGAATGTATCCTTATGTTTTCGCATCCTGTCGGGTCATTCCACAGGTTTCACAGATTCTTTGTGAAGGTTTTCGGGAAATATCCTAAGTAA